A genomic window from Desulfovibrio porci includes:
- a CDS encoding phosphatidylserine decarboxylase family protein: MRPAHCGITPEGWPCIALTALSALVFALLDWWLPALLLLILFWFSLHFFRDPERVVPHSEGLAVSPADGKIIRIEDRADPFSDESCCCVSIFMNIFSVHVNRAPVDCVVEDVRYWPGKFVNAAFDKASTDNERCAYRLRGADGRTWSMVQIAGLVARRIVCRVEPGDALARGQRYGMIRFGSRVDLYLPRGYVAAVRIGEQVFAGQSVIARAQ; encoded by the coding sequence ATGCGCCCCGCACACTGCGGCATTACGCCCGAAGGCTGGCCCTGCATCGCCCTGACAGCGCTTTCGGCCCTGGTTTTCGCGCTCCTGGACTGGTGGCTGCCGGCCCTGCTGCTGCTGATCCTGTTCTGGTTCAGTCTGCACTTTTTCCGCGATCCGGAACGGGTCGTGCCCCACAGCGAGGGCCTGGCCGTCAGCCCGGCGGACGGCAAAATCATCCGCATCGAGGACAGGGCCGATCCCTTTAGTGACGAAAGCTGCTGCTGCGTCAGCATTTTCATGAATATCTTCAGCGTGCACGTCAATCGCGCGCCCGTGGACTGCGTGGTGGAAGACGTCCGCTACTGGCCGGGCAAATTCGTCAACGCGGCTTTTGACAAGGCCTCTACGGACAACGAGCGTTGCGCCTACCGCCTGCGCGGCGCGGACGGCCGGACCTGGAGCATGGTCCAGATCGCGGGGCTGGTGGCCCGGCGCATCGTCTGCCGTGTGGAGCCGGGCGACGCCCTGGCGCGCGGCCAGCGGTACGGCATGATCCGCTTCGGCTCGCGAGTTGACCTTTATCTGCCCCGGGGCTATGTTGCGGCTGTGCGTATTGGCGAACAGGTTTTCGCCGGACAAAGCGTGATCGCCCGCGCGCAGTGA
- the lgt gene encoding prolipoprotein diacylglyceryl transferase, translating into MIAPHIDPVAVSIGSLQLRWYGLMYLIGFAVGWVLGRWRASRPGSGWRPADVDDLLTCVMLGIILGGRLGYVLFYDLPVYIHDPMEILRIWNGGMSFHGGLLGVLGAFWYFARSRKKSFLEVSDFVAPLVPQGLFFGRLGNFINGELWGKVSDASWAMVFPGGGPYPRHPSQLYEALLEGMALFIVVWIYSGKPRKPGAVSGLFAIGYGLFRFMVEFVRVPDAQLGYLAFGWLTMGQVLCLPLILAGLWLLLRRDATPDGHGRV; encoded by the coding sequence ATGATTGCGCCGCACATTGATCCCGTCGCCGTTTCCATCGGCAGTCTCCAGTTGCGCTGGTACGGCCTCATGTACCTCATCGGTTTCGCCGTGGGCTGGGTTCTGGGCCGCTGGCGGGCGTCGCGTCCCGGTTCGGGCTGGCGACCGGCCGATGTGGATGATCTGCTGACCTGTGTCATGCTGGGCATCATTCTTGGCGGGCGTCTGGGCTATGTGCTCTTTTACGATCTGCCGGTCTATATTCATGATCCCATGGAAATTCTGCGCATCTGGAACGGCGGCATGTCCTTCCACGGCGGCCTGCTGGGCGTGCTCGGGGCCTTCTGGTACTTCGCGCGCAGCCGCAAGAAGTCCTTTCTGGAGGTCTCGGACTTTGTGGCTCCGCTGGTGCCGCAGGGCCTTTTCTTCGGCCGTCTGGGCAACTTCATCAACGGCGAACTCTGGGGCAAGGTCAGCGACGCGTCCTGGGCCATGGTCTTTCCCGGCGGCGGCCCGTACCCGCGCCACCCTTCCCAGCTCTATGAAGCGCTGCTGGAAGGCATGGCGTTGTTCATCGTGGTCTGGATCTATTCCGGCAAACCGCGCAAGCCCGGCGCGGTGTCCGGCCTGTTCGCCATAGGCTACGGACTGTTCCGCTTCATGGTGGAGTTCGTGCGCGTACCCGACGCCCAACTGGGATATCTGGCCTTCGGCTGGCTGACCATGGGCCAGGTTCTCTGTCTGCCGCTGATTCTGGCCGGACTGTGGCTGCTTCTGCGCAGAGACGCCACGCCGGACGGGCACGGACGGGTCTGA
- a CDS encoding ABC transporter ATP-binding protein: MKKVFSPLFADFWRILSTISPRNRTKTYLLFLLMALQSALELFFILTLTYLGAALTSPTMLNENYIFKGLYFLSPQLKAWGQNPRYLLLIAGCIVVTASALKNIVSYIAGRTTIRLSERVSIDLGEEIMQRFLYSNYMWHLSAESSSAFQCMQWRSQLALMLISQLSMYACMLTVIILFFSLVGHEPALTTIVICFLSFSGFMLYRFLRQNVDKSALCMAESVQDETRAILCATRGIRDVLIYRQQEVFLQSVVRAAERGMSARVFNTIAPTIPTWVLESIAFGVVVIALFYLVFIEQADIPRITMALGLLLLTAWRVMPYANRVVSFQVTIRSVHPMAMAVLELLEKLRNEPRAALPTPDENFSFVRCLSLRNVCFRYPGAEKDSLKNLTLDIPVGKKVGIIGPSGGGKSTLVGMLSGLLEPTGGKIMVDGQPLTPSRAAAFAQFIGYVPQTPFLFAGTLAENIAFSQWGKPWDKERVRDACRKAAIDFVDNHPLGLEQSIGENGAGLSGGQAQRVSIARAMYTYPKLLIFDEATSALDQANEDSIQRTIQHLSDEVTCIIVAHRLTTVEHCDFIIWMDKGEIVLQGESSYVLEQYRASQRHGSNAK, translated from the coding sequence ATGAAGAAAGTATTTTCGCCCCTATTTGCAGATTTTTGGCGTATATTGTCAACCATTTCGCCCCGCAACAGAACAAAAACCTATTTGTTGTTTCTGCTGATGGCTCTTCAGTCTGCATTGGAACTTTTTTTTATACTTACCCTCACATATCTCGGTGCGGCCTTGACTTCGCCGACCATGCTTAATGAAAATTATATTTTTAAGGGATTATATTTCTTGTCGCCGCAACTCAAAGCCTGGGGGCAAAACCCACGATATTTGCTACTTATTGCTGGTTGTATTGTGGTGACTGCTTCTGCATTGAAGAATATTGTCAGCTACATTGCCGGCCGGACGACTATTCGCTTGAGTGAGCGCGTTTCAATTGATCTCGGCGAAGAAATTATGCAGCGATTTCTTTACAGTAACTATATGTGGCATTTGTCAGCGGAAAGTTCATCTGCTTTTCAATGTATGCAATGGCGTAGCCAGTTGGCTTTGATGCTCATTTCTCAGCTTTCGATGTATGCCTGCATGCTGACTGTGATAATATTGTTCTTCAGCCTTGTAGGCCATGAACCTGCCCTAACGACTATCGTTATCTGCTTTTTAAGCTTTTCCGGTTTTATGTTATACCGCTTTCTTCGCCAAAACGTTGATAAATCCGCTCTATGCATGGCTGAAAGCGTACAAGATGAAACACGTGCAATTCTATGTGCGACAAGGGGGATACGCGATGTCCTTATCTACAGGCAGCAGGAGGTTTTTCTCCAGTCTGTTGTAAGGGCTGCAGAGCGAGGAATGTCAGCTCGTGTTTTTAACACGATCGCGCCGACTATTCCTACCTGGGTGCTTGAGAGCATTGCTTTCGGCGTTGTGGTTATTGCGCTATTCTATCTTGTTTTTATTGAACAAGCTGACATCCCTCGAATAACCATGGCCCTTGGCTTGCTTTTGCTCACGGCTTGGCGTGTCATGCCTTATGCCAACAGGGTAGTGAGCTTTCAGGTGACAATCCGCTCTGTGCATCCGATGGCAATGGCCGTACTGGAATTACTGGAAAAATTGCGAAATGAGCCACGCGCGGCGCTACCGACTCCTGATGAAAATTTCAGTTTTGTCAGATGCCTTTCCTTGCGAAACGTCTGCTTCCGTTACCCCGGAGCGGAAAAGGACAGCCTGAAGAATCTGACACTTGATATCCCTGTAGGCAAGAAAGTGGGCATCATCGGGCCGTCCGGAGGAGGAAAAAGCACTCTTGTGGGAATGCTTAGCGGACTTCTTGAGCCAACCGGCGGGAAAATTATGGTTGACGGGCAGCCCTTGACCCCCTCACGGGCAGCTGCATTCGCCCAGTTTATCGGTTATGTGCCGCAAACCCCTTTTCTTTTTGCGGGAACGCTGGCGGAGAATATTGCGTTCAGCCAATGGGGCAAGCCGTGGGACAAAGAACGGGTTCGTGATGCCTGCCGAAAAGCGGCTATTGACTTTGTGGACAATCATCCGCTCGGTTTAGAGCAGTCTATTGGCGAGAATGGAGCCGGGCTTTCAGGCGGGCAAGCCCAACGTGTATCCATCGCGCGTGCAATGTATACTTATCCCAAACTACTTATATTTGATGAAGCCACCAGTGCTTTGGATCAAGCCAATGAAGACAGCATACAGCGCACCATACAGCATTTATCCGATGAAGTTACATGCATTATAGTTGCACATCGTTTAACTACTGTTGAACATTGCGATTTCATCATATGGATGGATAAAGGTGAAATTGTTTTGCAAGGAGAATCCTCCTATGTACTTGAGCAATATCGCGCATCGCAACGTCATGGCAGCAATGCAAAATAA
- the moaC gene encoding cyclic pyranopterin monophosphate synthase MoaC has protein sequence MERTFSHLDAQGNVTMVDVGDKIPSKRVAVAEAVVELAPATLELLKKSALPKGDVLACAKIGGIMAAKRASQLIPLCHSLNLSYADIRFEVRDMPPQVRIEAEARTVGNTGVEMEAIVAAQSAAAIIYDMCKAVQRDIVISRVRLLHKSGGKSREFNASELPA, from the coding sequence ATGGAACGTACGTTTTCACATCTGGACGCCCAGGGCAACGTAACCATGGTGGATGTGGGAGACAAAATTCCCAGTAAACGCGTGGCCGTTGCCGAGGCTGTGGTGGAGCTGGCCCCGGCCACCCTAGAGCTGCTCAAAAAATCGGCCCTGCCCAAGGGCGACGTGCTGGCCTGCGCCAAAATCGGCGGCATCATGGCGGCCAAACGAGCCAGCCAACTGATCCCGCTCTGCCACAGTCTGAATCTGAGTTATGCGGACATCCGTTTTGAAGTGCGCGACATGCCGCCGCAGGTGCGCATTGAGGCCGAAGCCCGCACCGTGGGCAACACCGGCGTGGAAATGGAAGCCATCGTGGCCGCCCAGAGCGCCGCGGCCATCATCTACGACATGTGCAAGGCCGTACAGCGCGACATCGTCATCAGCCGGGTGCGGCTGCTGCACAAGAGCGGCGGCAAAAGCAGAGAATTCAACGCTTCGGAACTGCCCGCATGA
- a CDS encoding GGDEF domain-containing protein, with protein MDAERERPGGGRDIGRIGAYRFLALLMLPAVLLLGGAGLVVFLSLDSIRVITDSLEEEHLPGILNSQRTMDNINVLRSESAVVFMAEDPRQRRAALLKARALVAESVFEQSPQIRDAAKTVQDLILKLAAARKRSDDASDRLHLNELRLSSVLGGLKLALGDVQTLEPTHNSRHVTSAARETDKARYERARKSFEPVLELCRRTDLSFAQRETCSAFQRDLRVVGQAWNEKGEADLEARALWKELDVTLEDLNNAASNEEFQRAYAGMEGLRAEARSMRIGFYVSMGLLTAMLLGGVAVLHRHILSPISLAAHELRQIRFGSPARQLPPVRIHELQQLLDLVPSLRVYLTELAARSGALEQEKNRYESLSLVDALTGVANRRSFDARLAESARCASVGMLMIDVDLFKNYNDSLGHPAGDKCLADVARAMQTTLYRHNDALFRYGGEEFAVILEDATERQALAVAERIMSGIRSLRLPHPDSVVAPHVTVSIGVAVARREEGGSGADLVARADSALYQAKAGGRDRVCLYGAEGA; from the coding sequence ATGGATGCGGAACGCGAGCGGCCCGGAGGCGGGCGGGACATCGGGCGCATCGGCGCCTACCGTTTTCTGGCGCTGCTCATGCTGCCCGCCGTGCTTCTGCTGGGCGGGGCCGGTCTGGTCGTGTTTCTCAGCCTGGACTCTATCAGGGTTATTACGGATTCGCTGGAAGAGGAGCATCTGCCCGGAATTCTGAACAGCCAGCGCACCATGGACAACATCAATGTGCTGCGCAGCGAATCCGCCGTGGTCTTCATGGCTGAAGATCCCCGGCAGCGCCGTGCCGCCCTGCTCAAGGCACGGGCGCTGGTGGCCGAATCCGTGTTCGAGCAGTCCCCGCAGATCAGGGACGCGGCCAAAACCGTGCAGGATCTGATCCTGAAGCTGGCCGCCGCGCGCAAGCGCAGCGACGACGCCTCGGACAGGCTGCACCTGAATGAACTGCGCCTGTCCTCCGTGCTGGGGGGCCTGAAGCTGGCTCTTGGCGACGTACAGACCCTTGAACCCACGCACAATTCCCGCCACGTCACGTCGGCCGCCCGGGAAACGGACAAAGCCCGGTACGAACGGGCCCGGAAGAGCTTCGAGCCGGTGCTGGAACTCTGTCGGCGCACGGATCTCAGTTTCGCGCAGCGGGAAACCTGCTCCGCCTTTCAGCGGGATCTGCGCGTGGTGGGGCAGGCCTGGAATGAAAAAGGCGAGGCCGACCTGGAAGCCAGGGCGCTCTGGAAAGAGCTGGACGTCACGCTTGAGGATCTGAACAACGCCGCCTCGAACGAGGAATTCCAGCGCGCCTACGCGGGTATGGAAGGCCTGCGGGCCGAGGCGCGCAGCATGCGGATCGGCTTTTATGTTTCCATGGGCCTGCTGACCGCCATGCTTCTGGGGGGCGTCGCGGTGCTGCACCGGCACATCCTGTCGCCCATTTCCCTGGCCGCTCATGAACTGCGCCAGATCCGCTTCGGCAGTCCGGCCCGGCAACTGCCCCCGGTGCGTATCCATGAGCTGCAGCAGTTGCTGGATCTCGTGCCCAGCCTGCGCGTCTATCTGACGGAACTGGCCGCGCGCTCGGGCGCGCTGGAGCAGGAAAAGAACCGCTATGAAAGCCTCAGCCTGGTGGACGCCCTGACCGGCGTGGCCAACCGGCGCAGCTTCGACGCGCGGCTGGCGGAAAGCGCCCGCTGCGCCTCGGTGGGCATGCTGATGATTGATGTAGACCTCTTCAAAAACTACAATGATTCCCTGGGGCATCCGGCCGGCGACAAATGTCTGGCCGATGTGGCCCGGGCCATGCAGACGACGCTGTACCGCCACAACGACGCCCTGTTCCGCTACGGCGGCGAGGAATTTGCCGTCATTCTCGAAGATGCCACCGAGCGTCAGGCCTTGGCCGTGGCCGAGCGGATCATGTCCGGAATCCGCTCTCTGCGTCTGCCGCATCCTGATTCCGTGGTCGCGCCCCATGTGACGGTGAGCATCGGCGTGGCCGTGGCCCGGCGGGAGGAGGGAGGTTCCGGGGCGGACCTGGTGGCCCGCGCGGACAGCGCCCTGTACCAGGCCAAGGCCGGAGGCCGTGACCGGGTCTGCCTGTATGGGGCGGAGGGCGCGTAA
- the pssA gene encoding CDP-diacylglycerol--serine O-phosphatidyltransferase, producing the protein MDVMEKKKPHKGVFLLPNMITTLSMFLGFLSMVWAVQGRFEEACMAILVSALMDGLDGKVARLTNTASEFGVQYDSLADLVAFGLAPAMLLWQWQLQTFGRLGVAAAFIYAACGALRLARFNVSTAAVGKRFFIGLPIPAGGCTVVTFVFFASLFPDLLNSVTPYFALLLSVGVGVLMVSRVRYFSFKEYDFLRAHPLRTMVTFLFLLALVVSLPRLFGFLLCAIYIAGGLIYTFVILPRRNRQLLRALSPQSD; encoded by the coding sequence ATGGACGTTATGGAAAAGAAAAAGCCGCATAAGGGGGTCTTCCTCCTCCCCAACATGATCACGACGCTGAGCATGTTTCTTGGCTTTTTGTCCATGGTCTGGGCGGTGCAGGGCCGCTTTGAGGAAGCCTGCATGGCCATTCTGGTTTCGGCCCTCATGGACGGCCTGGACGGCAAGGTGGCCCGCCTGACCAATACCGCCAGCGAATTCGGGGTGCAGTACGATTCCCTGGCCGATCTGGTGGCCTTCGGGCTTGCGCCGGCCATGCTGCTCTGGCAGTGGCAGTTGCAGACCTTCGGCCGCCTGGGCGTGGCCGCGGCCTTCATTTACGCGGCCTGCGGGGCCTTGCGTCTGGCGCGCTTCAACGTCAGCACCGCCGCCGTGGGCAAGCGCTTTTTCATCGGCCTGCCCATTCCGGCGGGCGGCTGCACTGTGGTGACCTTCGTCTTTTTCGCCTCGCTGTTTCCGGATCTTCTGAATTCGGTCACGCCCTATTTCGCCCTGCTGCTTTCCGTGGGCGTGGGCGTGCTGATGGTCAGCCGCGTGCGCTATTTCTCCTTCAAGGAGTATGACTTTCTGCGCGCCCATCCCCTCCGCACCATGGTGACTTTTCTTTTCCTTCTCGCCCTGGTGGTTTCCCTTCCCCGCCTGTTCGGCTTCCTGCTCTGCGCCATTTATATTGCGGGAGGACTCATCTACACCTTTGTGATCCTGCCCCGCCGCAACCGTCAGCTACTACGCGCCCTATCGCCCCAGAGCGATTAA
- a CDS encoding chemotaxis protein, producing MKVLAKKIRSATMAFAALALLAALAGCGPKDIGAGSSSDEERGALPPPAEQMRYPMTGTSNTQRMLYYYNRPDVMSRMQDWRISRFNRLTGGRPSPEDPAYRAVPKQRSPFRQ from the coding sequence ATGAAGGTTCTGGCAAAAAAAATCCGTTCCGCCACCATGGCGTTTGCCGCACTGGCGCTGCTGGCTGCGCTGGCGGGGTGCGGCCCCAAGGATATCGGAGCGGGTTCCTCCTCGGATGAGGAGCGCGGCGCGTTGCCGCCTCCGGCGGAACAGATGCGCTATCCCATGACCGGGACCAGCAACACCCAGCGCATGCTCTATTATTATAACCGGCCTGACGTCATGAGCCGGATGCAGGACTGGCGGATCAGCCGCTTCAATCGCCTGACCGGCGGCCGGCCCTCGCCCGAAGACCCGGCCTACCGGGCCGTGCCCAAACAGCGCAGCCCCTTCCGGCAATAA
- a CDS encoding substrate-binding periplasmic protein → MSLLLSWTWAAETAPLRVGLDSNYPPFSRLDRRGHGAGFNLEVAEELCRAMGRRCEFEFQPLDRLLETMRHGGLDLLMGVCSTQDRLTYMDFSQPYFRSRSVYIGRAGNGSDGPKGMVRIGARGGSVQLAHALSRRGDRAVVAPDEFGRLLDMLCAGELDLILANDLAAYSFLLSERGQDFDVLGDPLPLDSLPGLVRIGVRKDEDELRQAVDRAIRDIRFSGAFGRINRSYFPYSLY, encoded by the coding sequence TTGTCTTTGCTGCTCTCCTGGACGTGGGCGGCGGAGACCGCTCCGTTGCGGGTGGGCCTGGACAGCAATTATCCGCCGTTTTCCAGACTGGACAGGCGCGGTCACGGCGCGGGCTTCAATCTGGAGGTGGCCGAAGAGCTTTGCCGGGCCATGGGCCGCCGGTGCGAATTTGAATTCCAACCCCTGGACCGCTTGCTGGAAACCATGCGCCACGGCGGTCTTGATCTTTTGATGGGGGTCTGCAGCACTCAGGACCGTCTGACGTACATGGATTTTTCCCAACCGTATTTCCGCTCGCGTTCCGTCTATATCGGCAGGGCTGGCAACGGAAGTGACGGGCCGAAAGGCATGGTCAGGATCGGCGCGCGCGGCGGCAGCGTGCAGTTGGCCCATGCGCTGAGCCGCCGGGGCGACCGGGCGGTGGTGGCGCCGGACGAGTTCGGCCGTCTGCTGGACATGCTTTGCGCGGGCGAGCTGGATCTGATTCTGGCGAACGATCTGGCGGCCTACTCTTTTCTGCTCTCGGAGCGGGGGCAGGATTTTGACGTGTTGGGCGATCCGTTGCCGCTGGACTCGCTTCCCGGTCTGGTGCGCATCGGCGTGCGCAAGGACGAGGATGAGTTGCGTCAGGCGGTGGACCGCGCCATCCGGGATATCCGTTTCAGCGGCGCGTTCGGGCGGATCAACCGCAGTTATTTCCCCTACAGCCTGTATTGA
- a CDS encoding 2-isopropylmalate synthase has product MKNRVYFFDTTLRDGEQSPGATMNLQEKLRLAHQLEVLGVDIMEAGFPASSPGDFEAVRTIAAQAGDIQVAGLARCVESDIDRCWEAVKDARNPRIHIFLSTSPLHMKHKLRKDPEDVLRMAVEGVRRCASYTDNVEFSAEDFSRSEREFLCRIVEATINAGATTINLPDTVGYAQPEEFASLVDYVIKNTPNSDKAIFSVHCHDDLGLGVANTLAALRVGVRQAEVTLNGIGERAGNAALEEVAMALGVRRDYYGLEHGIKTEQLYPSCRLLSMIIGQPIPNNKSIVGANAFAHESGIHQDGMLKNRETYEIMTPQSVGRTESNLVIGKHSGRNAVRNKFESMGYKLDDEQLNLVFEAVKQLADRKKTLHDDDLMALVQQEIYRIPDRLRLRHVSVQSSDAGGVPPTAAVIMDVDGMEKSGAGFGVGPVDALFNVIADMVGREPELEQYAINAITGGTDALGEVTVRIRENGHSAVGRGTHPDIFVASARAYVDALNHLAKREEEGCRLHCQHD; this is encoded by the coding sequence ATGAAAAATCGCGTCTACTTTTTTGACACCACCTTGCGCGACGGCGAGCAATCGCCCGGCGCCACCATGAATCTGCAGGAAAAACTGCGTCTGGCCCATCAGTTGGAAGTGCTGGGCGTGGATATCATGGAAGCGGGCTTTCCGGCCTCCAGTCCCGGCGACTTTGAAGCCGTGCGGACCATCGCCGCCCAGGCCGGCGACATTCAGGTGGCCGGTCTGGCCCGTTGCGTGGAAAGCGACATCGACCGTTGCTGGGAAGCCGTGAAAGACGCCCGGAATCCGCGCATCCATATCTTCCTGTCCACCTCCCCCCTGCACATGAAGCACAAGTTGCGCAAAGACCCCGAGGACGTGCTCAGGATGGCCGTGGAAGGGGTCAGACGTTGCGCCTCCTATACGGACAATGTGGAATTTTCCGCCGAGGATTTCTCCCGCTCGGAACGTGAGTTCCTCTGCCGCATCGTGGAGGCGACCATCAACGCCGGGGCCACCACCATCAACCTGCCGGACACCGTGGGCTATGCCCAGCCTGAGGAATTCGCTTCTCTGGTGGATTACGTGATCAAAAACACGCCCAACAGCGACAAGGCCATCTTCAGCGTGCACTGTCACGATGATCTGGGTCTGGGCGTGGCCAACACTTTGGCCGCCCTCAGGGTGGGCGTGCGCCAGGCCGAGGTGACCCTTAACGGCATCGGCGAGCGCGCGGGCAACGCGGCCCTGGAGGAAGTGGCCATGGCCCTGGGCGTGCGGCGGGACTACTACGGCCTGGAGCACGGCATCAAAACCGAGCAGCTCTATCCTTCCTGCCGTCTGCTTTCCATGATTATCGGCCAGCCCATCCCCAACAACAAATCCATTGTGGGGGCCAACGCTTTCGCGCACGAGTCCGGCATCCATCAGGACGGCATGCTCAAAAACCGTGAAACGTACGAAATTATGACCCCGCAGTCCGTGGGCCGTACCGAGAGCAATCTGGTCATCGGCAAGCACTCGGGCCGCAACGCCGTGCGCAACAAGTTCGAGAGTATGGGCTACAAGCTGGACGACGAGCAGCTCAACCTGGTCTTCGAGGCCGTGAAACAGTTGGCCGACCGCAAAAAGACCCTGCATGACGACGACCTCATGGCCCTGGTCCAGCAGGAAATCTACCGCATCCCGGACCGTCTGCGCCTGCGTCATGTCAGTGTGCAGAGCTCGGACGCCGGCGGCGTGCCGCCCACGGCCGCGGTGATCATGGATGTGGACGGCATGGAAAAGAGCGGCGCGGGCTTCGGCGTGGGGCCGGTGGACGCCCTGTTCAACGTCATCGCCGACATGGTGGGCCGCGAGCCGGAGCTGGAGCAGTATGCCATCAACGCCATCACCGGCGGCACCGACGCTCTGGGCGAGGTTACCGTGCGCATCAGGGAGAACGGGCATTCCGCCGTGGGCCGGGGCACGCATCCGGATATTTTCGTGGCCAGCGCCAGGGCCTATGTGGACGCCCTGAACCATCTGGCAAAACGGGAAGAGGAAGGTTGTCGCCTTCACTGCCAACACGACTGA
- a CDS encoding metal-dependent hydrolase — MDPVTHAASGAVAMLALPSRPVTRWAVPLAALASASPDLDIVFASTPLQFLLLHRGITHSLAAMPVLGLLLALCCYPLWRASTPGRWSFGKVWLLTCAMVLMHIWLDVVTTYGTMIFLPFSHERVRLNGVFIIDLLLTLPLLWAVWRWRRRRGLMLLALAWVFVYPALGVGLNARHAAQAEARLQAENRQVSHLTVLPDAFAPFFWRVLFEEQSQDGMRVREQSLDALGRPRAPETSHQAAPVAQVTALSRQSVTCESFFQFTLLPVVSPLRAGDAPETPPGVQDAQALLFYDLRFGSGLAFVRRLMALRPHADIPFQLMVETAPAEAAPGAANGEPRLLRERLRFSDSKRDSHWQRPRAPRPPTLAEWLVGLR; from the coding sequence ATGGATCCCGTCACCCATGCCGCCAGCGGCGCCGTGGCCATGCTGGCCCTGCCGTCCCGTCCCGTTACCCGCTGGGCCGTGCCCTTGGCCGCTCTGGCCTCGGCTTCGCCCGATCTGGACATTGTTTTCGCTTCCACGCCCCTGCAATTTCTGCTGCTGCACCGGGGCATCACGCACTCCTTGGCCGCCATGCCCGTGCTCGGCCTGCTGCTGGCTCTCTGCTGTTATCCGCTCTGGCGGGCTTCCACACCGGGGCGCTGGAGTTTCGGCAAGGTCTGGCTGCTGACCTGCGCCATGGTGCTTATGCACATCTGGCTGGATGTGGTGACCACTTACGGCACCATGATTTTCCTGCCCTTCTCGCACGAGCGGGTTCGGCTCAACGGCGTCTTCATCATCGACCTGCTGCTTACCCTGCCCCTGCTCTGGGCCGTCTGGCGCTGGCGGCGCAGACGCGGGCTCATGCTTCTGGCCCTGGCCTGGGTTTTCGTCTATCCGGCCCTGGGCGTGGGGCTCAACGCCCGGCACGCGGCGCAGGCCGAAGCCCGTCTGCAAGCCGAAAACCGTCAGGTCAGCCATCTGACCGTGCTGCCCGACGCCTTTGCGCCTTTTTTCTGGCGGGTCCTGTTTGAAGAGCAAAGCCAGGACGGCATGCGGGTGCGGGAGCAAAGCCTGGACGCCCTGGGGCGGCCGCGCGCGCCCGAAACATCACATCAGGCCGCGCCCGTCGCGCAGGTCACGGCTCTTTCCCGCCAGTCCGTAACCTGCGAATCGTTTTTCCAGTTCACACTCTTGCCGGTCGTGTCTCCATTACGGGCCGGGGACGCGCCGGAAACGCCCCCAGGCGTCCAGGACGCGCAAGCTCTTCTGTTTTACGATCTGCGCTTCGGCAGCGGCCTGGCTTTTGTGCGCAGACTCATGGCCCTGCGCCCCCACGCGGATATTCCTTTCCAGCTCATGGTTGAAACCGCTCCGGCGGAAGCCGCGCCCGGCGCGGCAAACGGAGAACCGCGCCTGCTGCGCGAGCGTCTGCGTTTTTCAGACAGCAAGCGTGATTCACACTGGCAGCGGCCGCGCGCCCCCCGGCCCCCCACCCTTGCCGAATGGCTGGTGGGGCTGCGTTGA
- a CDS encoding phosphatidylglycerophosphatase A family protein — protein MRFRDACILAFCRLGVAGLAPKAPGTWGTALACLLAPFLFLPLGMGGRALVLLLLFVLGALAATRAEKLLGRKDPGEVVIDELVGVWLVLLPFAEPGFWLVAAAFVFFRIFDIAKPWPVRASENWLPDGFGVMLDDVLAGLWALLCVWGLHWAGLF, from the coding sequence ATGCGTTTCCGGGATGCGTGCATATTGGCGTTTTGCCGTCTGGGCGTGGCCGGTCTGGCCCCCAAGGCTCCGGGCACCTGGGGCACGGCCCTGGCCTGCCTGCTGGCCCCTTTTCTTTTTCTGCCTCTCGGCATGGGCGGGCGGGCGCTGGTCTTACTGCTGCTCTTCGTGCTGGGCGCGCTGGCCGCCACACGCGCGGAAAAACTGCTGGGCCGCAAAGACCCCGGCGAGGTGGTCATCGACGAACTGGTGGGCGTCTGGCTGGTGCTGCTGCCCTTTGCGGAACCGGGCTTCTGGCTGGTGGCCGCGGCTTTTGTCTTTTTCCGTATTTTCGATATCGCCAAGCCCTGGCCGGTGCGCGCTTCTGAAAACTGGTTGCCGGACGGCTTCGGGGTCATGCTGGACGACGTGCTGGCCGGGCTCTGGGCTTTGCTCTGTGTGTGGGGCCTGCACTGGGCCGGACTGTTCTGA
- the infA gene encoding translation initiation factor IF-1 has product MAKEGSIEVDGVVQEALPNAMFRVELENGHEVLAHISGKMRKFYIRILPGDRVKVELSPYDLTRGRITYRMK; this is encoded by the coding sequence ATGGCTAAGGAAGGTTCCATAGAAGTCGACGGTGTGGTGCAGGAAGCCCTGCCCAACGCCATGTTCCGCGTGGAACTGGAAAACGGCCACGAAGTGCTGGCCCATATTTCCGGTAAAATGCGCAAATTTTACATCCGCATCCTGCCCGGCGACCGCGTCAAGGTGGAACTCTCCCCCTACGATCTCACACGCGGCCGCATCACCTATCGCATGAAGTAA